A single window of Ovis canadensis isolate MfBH-ARS-UI-01 breed Bighorn chromosome 15, ARS-UI_OviCan_v2, whole genome shotgun sequence DNA harbors:
- the EIF4G2 gene encoding eukaryotic translation initiation factor 4 gamma 2 isoform X1, whose amino-acid sequence MLGNIKFIGELGKLDLIHESILHKCIKTLLEKKKRVQLKDMGEDLECLCQIMRTVGPRLDHERAKSLMDQYFARMCSLMLSKELPARIRFLLQDTVELREHHWVPRKAFLDNGPKTINQIRQDAVKDLGVFIPAPMAQGMRSDFFLEGPFMPPRMKMDRDPLGGLADMFGQMPGSGIGTGPGVIQDRFSPTMGRHRSNQLFNGHGGHIMPPTQSQFGEMGGKFMKSQGLSQLYHNQSQGLLSQLQGQSKDMPPRFSKKGQLNADEISLRPAQSFLMNKNQVPKLQPQITMIPPSAQPPRTQTPPLGQTPQLGLKTNPPLIQEKPAKTSKKPPPSKEELLKLTETVVTEYLNSGNANEAVNGVREMRAPKHFLPEMLSKVIILSLDRSDEDKEKASSLISLLKQEGIATSDNFMQAFLNVLDQCPKLEVDIPLVKSYLAQFAARAVISELVSISELAQPLESGTHFPLFLLCLQQLAKLQDREWLTELFQQSKVNMQKMLPEIDQNKDRMLEILEGKGLSFLFPLLKLEKELLKQIKLDPSPQTIYKWIKDNISPKLHVDKGFVNILMTSFLQYISSEVNPPSDETDSSSAPSKEQLEQEKQLLLSFKPVMQKFLHDHVDLQVSALYALQVHCYNSNFPKGMLLRFFVHFYDMEIIEEEAFLAWKEDITQEFPGKGKALFQVNQWLTWLETAEEEESEEEAD is encoded by the exons ATGTTGGGGAACATCAAATTCATTGGAGAACTTGGAAAGCTTGATCTTATTCATGAATCTATCCTTCATAAGTGCATCAAAACA cttttggaaaaaaagaagagagtccAACTCAAAGATATGGGAGAGGATTTGGAGTGCCTCTGTCAGATAATGAGGACAGTGGGGCCTAGATTAGACCATGAACGAGCTAAG tccTTAATGGATCAGTACTTTGCCCGAATGTGCTCCTTGATGTTAAGTAAGGAATTGCCGGCGAGGATTCGTTTCCTGCTGCAG GATACCGTAGAGTTGCGAGAACACCATTGGGTTCCTCGCAAAGCTTTTCTTGACAATGGACCAAAGACGATCAATCAAATCCGTCAAGATGCAGTAAAA GATCTAGGAGTGTTTATTCCTGCTCCTATGGCTCAAGGGATGAGAAGTGACTTCTTTCTGGAGGGACCGTTTATGCCACCCAGGATGAAAATGGATAGGGACCCACTTGGAGGACTTGCTGATATGTTTGGACAAATGCCAG GAAGCGGAATTGGTACTGGTCCAGGAGTTATCCAGGATAGATTTTCACCCACCATGGGGCGCCATCGTTCAAATCAGCTCTTCAATGGCCATGGGGGACACATCATGCCTCCCACACAGTCGCAGTTTGGGGAGATGGGAGGCAAGTTTATGAAAAGCCAG GGGCTAAGCCAGCTCTACCATAACCAGAGTCAGGGACTCTTATCCCAGCTGCAAGGACAGTCGAAGGATATGCCACCTCGGTTTTCTAAGAAAGGACAGCTTAATGCAGATGAG ATTAGCTTGAGGCCTGCTCAGTCTTTCCTAATGAATAAAAATCAAGTGCCAAAGCTTCAGCCCCAAATAACTATGATTCCTCCTAGTGCACAGCCACCACGCACTCAAACGCCACCTCTGGGACAG ACACCTCAGCTTGGTCTCAAAACTAATCCACCACTTATCCAGGAAAAGCCTGCCAAGACCAGTAAAAAGCCACCACCGTCAAAGGAAGAACTGCTTAAACTAACC gaAACTGTTGTAACTGAATACCTGAATAGTGGGAATGCAAATGAAGCTGTCAATGGTGTAAGAGAGATGAGAGCTCCTAAACACTTCCTTCCTGAGATGTTAAGCAAAGTCATCATCCTGTCACTGGATAGAAGTGATgaagataaagaaaaagcaaGTTCTTTGATCAGTTTACTCAAACAGGAAGGGATAGCCACAAGTGACAACTTCATGCAG GCTTTCCTGAATGTATTGGACCAGTGCCCCAAACTGGAGGTTGACATCCCCTTGGTGAAATCGTATTTAGCACAGTTTGCAGCTCGTGCTGTCATTTCAGAGCTGGTGAGCATTTCGGAACTAGCTCAGCCACTGGAAAGTGGCAcccattttcctctcttcttaCTTTGTCTTCAGCAATTAGCTAAATTACAAGATCGAGAATGGTTAACAGAGCTTTTCCAACAGAGCAAGGTCAATATGCAGAAAATGCTCCCAG AAATTGATCAAAATAAGGACCGCATGCTGGAGATCTTGGAAGGAAAGGGACTGAGTTTCTTATTCCCACTTCTcaaactggagaaggaactgtTAAAGCAAATAAAGTTGGATCCATCCCCTCAGACCATATATAAGTGGATTAAAGATAACATCTCTCCCAAACTTCATGTAGATAAAGGATTTGTGAACATCTTAATGACTAG CTTCTTACAGTACATTTCTAGTGAAGTAAACCCACCCAGTGATGAAACAGAttcttcctctgctccttccaaagaacagttAGAGCAGGAAAAACAACTGCTTCTTTCCTTCAAGCCAGTAATGCAGAAATTCCTTCATGATCATGTTGATCTACAAGTTAGTGCCCTCTATGCTCTTCAGGTGCACTGCTACAACAGCAACTTCCCAAAAG GCATGTTACTCCGCTTTTTTGTTCACTTCTATGACATGGAAATTATTGAAGAAGAAGCTTTCTTGGCTTGGAAAGAAGATATAACCCAAGAGTTTCCAGGGAAAGGCAAGGCTTTGTTCCAG GTGAATCAGTGGCTAACCTGGCTAGAAACTGCTGAAGAAGAAGAATCAGAGGAAGAAGCCGACTAA
- the EIF4G2 gene encoding eukaryotic translation initiation factor 4 gamma 2 isoform X2 gives MLGNIKFIGELGKLDLIHESILHKCIKTLLEKKKRVQLKDMGEDLECLCQIMRTVGPRLDHERAKSLMDQYFARMCSLMLSKELPARIRFLLQDTVELREHHWVPRKAFLDNGPKTINQIRQDAVKDLGVFIPAPMAQGMRSDFFLEGPFMPPRMKMDRDPLGGLADMFGQMPGSGIGTGPGVIQDRFSPTMGRHRSNQLFNGHGGHIMPPTQSQFGEMGGKFMKSQISLRPAQSFLMNKNQVPKLQPQITMIPPSAQPPRTQTPPLGQTPQLGLKTNPPLIQEKPAKTSKKPPPSKEELLKLTETVVTEYLNSGNANEAVNGVREMRAPKHFLPEMLSKVIILSLDRSDEDKEKASSLISLLKQEGIATSDNFMQAFLNVLDQCPKLEVDIPLVKSYLAQFAARAVISELVSISELAQPLESGTHFPLFLLCLQQLAKLQDREWLTELFQQSKVNMQKMLPEIDQNKDRMLEILEGKGLSFLFPLLKLEKELLKQIKLDPSPQTIYKWIKDNISPKLHVDKGFVNILMTSFLQYISSEVNPPSDETDSSSAPSKEQLEQEKQLLLSFKPVMQKFLHDHVDLQVSALYALQVHCYNSNFPKGMLLRFFVHFYDMEIIEEEAFLAWKEDITQEFPGKGKALFQVNQWLTWLETAEEEESEEEAD, from the exons ATGTTGGGGAACATCAAATTCATTGGAGAACTTGGAAAGCTTGATCTTATTCATGAATCTATCCTTCATAAGTGCATCAAAACA cttttggaaaaaaagaagagagtccAACTCAAAGATATGGGAGAGGATTTGGAGTGCCTCTGTCAGATAATGAGGACAGTGGGGCCTAGATTAGACCATGAACGAGCTAAG tccTTAATGGATCAGTACTTTGCCCGAATGTGCTCCTTGATGTTAAGTAAGGAATTGCCGGCGAGGATTCGTTTCCTGCTGCAG GATACCGTAGAGTTGCGAGAACACCATTGGGTTCCTCGCAAAGCTTTTCTTGACAATGGACCAAAGACGATCAATCAAATCCGTCAAGATGCAGTAAAA GATCTAGGAGTGTTTATTCCTGCTCCTATGGCTCAAGGGATGAGAAGTGACTTCTTTCTGGAGGGACCGTTTATGCCACCCAGGATGAAAATGGATAGGGACCCACTTGGAGGACTTGCTGATATGTTTGGACAAATGCCAG GAAGCGGAATTGGTACTGGTCCAGGAGTTATCCAGGATAGATTTTCACCCACCATGGGGCGCCATCGTTCAAATCAGCTCTTCAATGGCCATGGGGGACACATCATGCCTCCCACACAGTCGCAGTTTGGGGAGATGGGAGGCAAGTTTATGAAAAGCCAG ATTAGCTTGAGGCCTGCTCAGTCTTTCCTAATGAATAAAAATCAAGTGCCAAAGCTTCAGCCCCAAATAACTATGATTCCTCCTAGTGCACAGCCACCACGCACTCAAACGCCACCTCTGGGACAG ACACCTCAGCTTGGTCTCAAAACTAATCCACCACTTATCCAGGAAAAGCCTGCCAAGACCAGTAAAAAGCCACCACCGTCAAAGGAAGAACTGCTTAAACTAACC gaAACTGTTGTAACTGAATACCTGAATAGTGGGAATGCAAATGAAGCTGTCAATGGTGTAAGAGAGATGAGAGCTCCTAAACACTTCCTTCCTGAGATGTTAAGCAAAGTCATCATCCTGTCACTGGATAGAAGTGATgaagataaagaaaaagcaaGTTCTTTGATCAGTTTACTCAAACAGGAAGGGATAGCCACAAGTGACAACTTCATGCAG GCTTTCCTGAATGTATTGGACCAGTGCCCCAAACTGGAGGTTGACATCCCCTTGGTGAAATCGTATTTAGCACAGTTTGCAGCTCGTGCTGTCATTTCAGAGCTGGTGAGCATTTCGGAACTAGCTCAGCCACTGGAAAGTGGCAcccattttcctctcttcttaCTTTGTCTTCAGCAATTAGCTAAATTACAAGATCGAGAATGGTTAACAGAGCTTTTCCAACAGAGCAAGGTCAATATGCAGAAAATGCTCCCAG AAATTGATCAAAATAAGGACCGCATGCTGGAGATCTTGGAAGGAAAGGGACTGAGTTTCTTATTCCCACTTCTcaaactggagaaggaactgtTAAAGCAAATAAAGTTGGATCCATCCCCTCAGACCATATATAAGTGGATTAAAGATAACATCTCTCCCAAACTTCATGTAGATAAAGGATTTGTGAACATCTTAATGACTAG CTTCTTACAGTACATTTCTAGTGAAGTAAACCCACCCAGTGATGAAACAGAttcttcctctgctccttccaaagaacagttAGAGCAGGAAAAACAACTGCTTCTTTCCTTCAAGCCAGTAATGCAGAAATTCCTTCATGATCATGTTGATCTACAAGTTAGTGCCCTCTATGCTCTTCAGGTGCACTGCTACAACAGCAACTTCCCAAAAG GCATGTTACTCCGCTTTTTTGTTCACTTCTATGACATGGAAATTATTGAAGAAGAAGCTTTCTTGGCTTGGAAAGAAGATATAACCCAAGAGTTTCCAGGGAAAGGCAAGGCTTTGTTCCAG GTGAATCAGTGGCTAACCTGGCTAGAAACTGCTGAAGAAGAAGAATCAGAGGAAGAAGCCGACTAA